TTGGTACGGAAATCCGGGTGGTGCGCCTTACGTGTTTGCCAAAACAGGTACGTTGAGTAATAAGCACGCCCTCAGTGGTTTTCTATTTACCCGATCAGGAAAGAAACTCATCTTCAGCTTTATGCACAATAATTACATCACTTCATCCTCAGTGCTGAAAGTAGAAATGGAGCAGGTTTTACGAAAACTGTACGAAGAGTACTGATTAGCTATTTTCTCTATCATCGGATTGATAACGTTTTCTGATGAGCCAACTCATACTCAACATTGAATAAGCTATCCAGTTCAGACACTAGTTGCTGATTATCTACCGAAGTCGCCAAATTATTAAGTTCGCTCGGATCAGTTTGATGATCGTACAATTCTCGAGCTACTATTTTCTGATCTAAATCTCTTTCCTGCCAACGAACGTAGCGGTAGCGGTCGATTCGCATAGCATAGCCCATTAAAGAACGATCATTGTTACGGCGGGGGTACTGACTCCAGGCTGCCGTTTTAATAGAGTGGCCGGGATCGGTGATAAGCGGTAGCATACTTCGCCCTTGCAAATGAACTGGATTGGGTAAGCCAGCTAACTCACATAGAGTTGGATAAATATCCACCGATTCTACCAGAGCATCACTCTCTTGACCCACAGTTATTCCCGGAACTTTAACGATAAGCGGAATGCGGGTGTCGTATTCGTAGTTGGAATGCTTACACCAACTGCCATATTCACCCAGTTTCCAACCATGGTCACCCCAAAGTACTACAATAGTATTTTCAGCCAGATTAAGCTCATTCAGCTTGTTAAGTAATTGTCCAACTAAATCATCAATATAGGTAACCGAAGCGTAGTAGCCGTGAATAAGATTACGCGATTTCTCACCGGATAAGTATCCTTCTGGAGGAATATCGTGGTACTTCCGTAGTTCACCAAAGTTGGCCAACGAGAATTCTGGACTGCCATGGGGAGCCATTCGGTTAGGAATAATAAGATCGGTAGAGTCGTACCTATCCCAGTACCGTTGCGGAGCTACAAACGGAAGATGAGGCTTTACTAAACCTACAGCCATGAAAAATGTGGTGTCTTGCAAAGCCTTTAGCCTTTCCATTGCGTAGTTCACCGAACGGTTGTCGGCCAATTGCTCTTCTGGTACCGAAGTGGCGTAATACGGAATTCTTTTACCATTAATTTGAGGGTAGCTGCCTTCCAGACCAACGGTGTCGCCCCGTCTAATCGGCTCCGCTTCTAGAGTTCGCCGGGAAGGAACCCACGATTCCCGACTCCAGGATAATGAGTCATCCCGATTGCCGTGGCCTCGGTGATATATCTTACCAATACTCTCCGACTGGTAGCCGTTGTTTTTGAAATGCTGCGGTAGCGTAACTACATTCGGTACCGAGTCGCGAAAAAAAGTGCCTAAGTCATAGATTCCAATAGCATCGGGTCGTAATCCGGTCATCACTCCATTGCGAGAAGGAGCACATACGGCCTGCTGAACGTAGGCTCTAGTAAGCATCAAGCTTTGACTGGCCAAACGATCGATGTGAGGTGAAATAATCTGAGTTTCGCCGTAGCAACCTAGCTGAGGGCGAAGGTCATCAATGGCAATAAACAATACATTGTATTTTGTTTGAGCTGGTGGTGATTCTTCTTGTGAGGATTGGCAAGAAAGAATTGACCAGCATAAGCAAGCGAGCGATACATTTGCTAGTTGTTTTTTAGCGTAATTTAGCAAATAGACCATAGCAAATAGTTTTAGTACAGTGTAGCTAGAGGCCGAAGATAGTAAAAGAAAATAAGGTGGCTGGTGGTAATCTTTTTTTAGCGAATAGAGAATCAAACTGGTCTAAGCAAAAGTGCGGTTAGTCTTATTTCCGAGTATTGCTTTCGCTGCTTTCGTACTTTCAGGTATGGCTGCCGGAATTCCGTTTCAACTAAACGTATCTCAGAAAAAAGAAGTACTCTTCCACTTACTGGGTTGGGTAGCATTTTTTGGCCTATTGGTGGCCGTATTTGCCTGGCCGTATCCGAACCCCTTTCCGGTTTTGCGGATTTTTTTAGTGATGTTAATACTGATCGGCTTTTATTACACCAATACCGAGGTACTCATTCCGCAGTTATTGGCTCGGAAAAAAGTATACGTATACATTGCGGCGGTGTTAGCCTGCATTGTAACGGTAAACTTTTGGGACTTATGGGTGCAGCGAACGCTAAATGCCGAATTCTACTACGAGCATGATTGGTACGAAAGAGCGGTTATTCAGCGAGCTACTTTGCTCAGTATGCTAGTGCTGGCGGTAAGTGGTGGGCTGAAGATGACTCAGGAATGGTTCCGCACGGAGAAGCAAAAAAACAATATGGAGCAGGCAAAAATTGCTTCGGAATTAGCCCTACTTAAGTCGCAGATTAACCCTCATTCCTTATTCAATAATCTAAATAGCATCTATTCGCTGGCGGTGCGTAAGTCGGAAGATGCTCCCAAGGCGATTGTTAAGCTTTCGGAGATGATGCGCTATATTTTGTATGATTCTAGCGCGGAGCAAATTAGCCTGGAGCAAGAAATTGATCATTTGCATAATTTTTTGGATCTCCAGCGGCTGCGAATTCATCGGGAAGCTCATCTGTCTTTCGAGACATCGGGTGGGTGGCAAGGCAAAATGATTGCGCCAATGCTGCTGGAGCCCTTCGTAGAGAATGCGTTTAAGCACGGCAACATTCATCAGGCTGGGGCAGAAATCAATATTCTACTAAAAGTTGAAAAAGAGCAGCTTTGGTTTAGGGTGAAAAACACCATGAATAATCAGATGCAGCAGAAGGATGTTTACTCAGGTATTGGCCTAGTCAACATTCGAAAAAGGCTTAACCTGCTGTATTCTAATCGGCACAAATTACACGTTGAACCTCAAGAAGAGGTCTTCATTACCGAGCTAAATCTCCAACTTTCTAGTTAGTGGCTGAACACAGATAGTCGTAAGACTTTTGCATTGGAAGTACTACCAAATTTCATCAGAAAATGGGTTAGGTAGTGGCCGAATATGTAAGTATTTACCAAATTCTCAATGCTATCTTTATCGAGCCACCGCCCGGTCGTACGCAAAAGGTTGGGGCAGATGTCGACAGATCATTTAGTGCGCTGTCTAGTAGTCTATGATATTAATTTATGAACAATCTCTGAGACTATCGGAAGAAGAGCGTTCTTGTTTTGCTAAGTAAGAAATTAGCGGTGTTTGCTAACAAATTCTGATCGCTTCTGCGTATGTTACCGACCTATATTCGGCTGCGGGTAGATTGAGTTTGGTTATTACTTCTCAGCGGTTTTATGTACTATTAGCGAGCAAAGATACTGATATTCCGATATAGAGATTAGTACTCAAATACTCACCGTATACCTAGCCGGGAATGATTAAATGTATTGCAATTGATGACGAGCCTTTGGCACTAGACTTAGTAGAAGACTTTGTAGCGAAAGTTCCGTTTCTGTCGCTGGAAAAATCTTTCAGTAACGCCCTAGACGCGCTGCCACTACTGAACTCAGAAAAAATTGATTTGATATTTCTGGACATTCAAATGCCCCAAATCACCGGACTGCAATTTATCAAAAGCCTGGAGCAACCGCCCAAAGTAGTCTTTACCACGGCTTACGCCCAACACGCGGTGGAGGGGTTCAACGTAGATGCGGTAGATTATTTGTTGAAGCCATTTACGTTTGAGCGGTTTTTAAAAGCGGCCAATAAAGCGCAGCAGGCACTGACTAGCGAGCAGCAATCGACAGCCTCAGGTGAGGATTATATTTTTGTGAAGTCGGGGTACGATATGGTGAAGGTGCGGTTTGCCGATATACAGTACATAGAAGGGTTGAAAGACTACGTGAAGATTCACACTACACAGAAAACAATTATCGCCCTGCTTACCATGAAGTCGCTGGAATCTTCCCTTCCAACTGGGTTTTTACGCGTACACCGCAGCTATATTATCAATTTTGATCACCTTGAATCGGTAGGTCGGCGCAATCTGATCGTGGCCAAACACGATATTCCGTTGGGAGATATGTATCGGGAGCAATTTATGGCTAAATTGAACCGAAACTAACGAACCATGCGCTTCCTACTCAACCTCATCAGCTTCACGCTACTTTGCTTGCTTCCGTACACTTCTTGGGCTCAGTCCAATTCACCCCGCGAATCTCGTAAGATGTCGCTTCAAGAGTGCATTGACCTGGCCATCAAAAACAACATCACTGTTCGGACTACCGAACTAAACGTACTGCAAAGCCAAGTAGCCTTAGAGCAATCCAAGGCAGATTTGCTGCCATCGCTAAATGCTAATACCAACTTTCAGTATAATGTTGGCCGAACCATCAACCCCTTTACTAACGAGTACGTTAGCCAACCCATTCGTCAGCAAAACTTGGGTATCACGGCAAATCTGGAGTTGTTTAACGGCTTCCGTAAGCTTAAAACAATCAAGCGTAATAGACTTGACCTACTCGGTAACCAGTACGGATTAGAAACCCAGAAGAATGAAGTGACACTGGATGTGGTAGAAGCTTACGTTCAAATTCTGCTTAACCAGGAACTGCTTCGTAACGCCCAGTTCACGGCTCAGTCCACCCAAAATCAGCTAGAGCGCACCCAACGGTTGGTAGATGCCGGAAGCTTACCAATTGGGAATGTGCTGCAACTAGAATCGCAGCGGGCGACGGATGAGCTTAATACAATTAGTGCTACCAATAATTTGGCTCTGGCGCAACTTCAGTTAGAGCAATTACTATTGATTCCGGAAGATGAGCCGATTGCTATTGTTGAGCCTACTGTCGATTTACCTGATTCTACCGAACTCCCGACTAGTGCCTATCAGGTTTATCAGCAGTCCGTGACAAATTTACCGCAGATTAAGCAAGCGCAGACCCAAGTGGATGCTGCCCAGTACGGTATTTCTATTGCCAAAGCTGGGTTTTACCCTAGTTTGAATTTGACAGGGGGGCTATTCTCTCAGTATTCTAGCATAGCCCCCGACCAGATTCCGGCCTCAGGTAGTGAGAATGTTCTTACCGTTCTCCCAACTGGAGACTTTTTGGTGGTTCCGAATAACGTACCTGGCTTAACTCCTGGCGACCGTTTACCAGTATTTACTGAGCAGAATTTACCGGTAGACTTCACTGAGAATACCTACTTCAACCAGTTAGACTTCAACTACCAACGCTTTCTTCAGCTTCGCCTAGATATTCCTATCTTCAATAACTGGCGAGTGCGCTCTGACGTGGCTAACGCCCGAATCAGCCTGGAGAACGCTCAACTTAACGAACTAAACCAACAGAACGTACTGCGACAAACCATTGAGCAGGTGTACTTAAATGTTCGTGCTAATGCCCAGCAGTACCAGGCGGCCGAACGCAGATTAGCGCAGTTTGAACGGGCTTTTCAAGATACCGAACGTCGCTACCAAGCCCAGGCTATTGATGTATACGCCTATAACCAATCTCAAAATGATTTAACTGCGGCTGAAGCCGATGCTTTGCAGGCTAAGTATAATTATTTACTCAGCTTAAAAGTGCTTGATTTTTATACTGGTAAACCGCTCACATTTTAATCTATGGGTTTTCTGGATGTGCTTATTGGTCCGGTAGTATTAGCCATCGTCTTAGCAATCGCTTTTGCGGTTCGGCCTTGGTTTACCGATCCTCTGACACATCGCTACTTCATTCCGGCTTTGGGGATGAAGATTTTTGGAGCCTTAGCCGTGGGTTTTATCTATCAGTTCTATTATGGTGGGGGAAAACCCAGTGGGGATACATTTAACTATCATCAGAATGCCAGTATTGTCTTAGAAGCTTTTTCCGATGACCCCGCCGTGGGCTTACAATTACTCATGGCTAACGGAGAATACACTTCGGAGATATTTAACTACGCCGTTCGTATGTACTGGTTTCGGTCACCTACCGAATATTTCGTGGTTCGCATTATTGCCATTTTGGGCTTATTTACTTTACATTCCTACGCGGCCATTGCCATACTATTCGCTGCAATCAGCTTTTCGGGGGTATGGGCTATGTATAAAGCTTTTTACAAATTCTACCCGGGATTGCACCGTATGCTGGCATGGGCTATACTCTTTGTGCCCTCAGTAGTATTTTGGGGTTCAGGAATACTGAAGGATACGATTACGTTGGGTGCTCTGGGGTGGGCCACCTGGGCCATTGTGCGGGTATTTTTTGAACGAAAGTCGGTAGTTTCCTCCAGTCTGATACTGCTTTTTGTTCTCTACACTATATATTCCATCAAGATTTATAT
This region of Tunicatimonas pelagia genomic DNA includes:
- a CDS encoding sulfatase, whose amino-acid sequence is MVYLLNYAKKQLANVSLACLCWSILSCQSSQEESPPAQTKYNVLFIAIDDLRPQLGCYGETQIISPHIDRLASQSLMLTRAYVQQAVCAPSRNGVMTGLRPDAIGIYDLGTFFRDSVPNVVTLPQHFKNNGYQSESIGKIYHRGHGNRDDSLSWSRESWVPSRRTLEAEPIRRGDTVGLEGSYPQINGKRIPYYATSVPEEQLADNRSVNYAMERLKALQDTTFFMAVGLVKPHLPFVAPQRYWDRYDSTDLIIPNRMAPHGSPEFSLANFGELRKYHDIPPEGYLSGEKSRNLIHGYYASVTYIDDLVGQLLNKLNELNLAENTIVVLWGDHGWKLGEYGSWCKHSNYEYDTRIPLIVKVPGITVGQESDALVESVDIYPTLCELAGLPNPVHLQGRSMLPLITDPGHSIKTAAWSQYPRRNNDRSLMGYAMRIDRYRYVRWQERDLDQKIVARELYDHQTDPSELNNLATSVDNQQLVSELDSLFNVEYELAHQKTLSIR
- a CDS encoding sensor histidine kinase, giving the protein MRLVLFPSIAFAAFVLSGMAAGIPFQLNVSQKKEVLFHLLGWVAFFGLLVAVFAWPYPNPFPVLRIFLVMLILIGFYYTNTEVLIPQLLARKKVYVYIAAVLACIVTVNFWDLWVQRTLNAEFYYEHDWYERAVIQRATLLSMLVLAVSGGLKMTQEWFRTEKQKNNMEQAKIASELALLKSQINPHSLFNNLNSIYSLAVRKSEDAPKAIVKLSEMMRYILYDSSAEQISLEQEIDHLHNFLDLQRLRIHREAHLSFETSGGWQGKMIAPMLLEPFVENAFKHGNIHQAGAEINILLKVEKEQLWFRVKNTMNNQMQQKDVYSGIGLVNIRKRLNLLYSNRHKLHVEPQEEVFITELNLQLSS
- a CDS encoding LytR/AlgR family response regulator transcription factor, producing the protein MIKCIAIDDEPLALDLVEDFVAKVPFLSLEKSFSNALDALPLLNSEKIDLIFLDIQMPQITGLQFIKSLEQPPKVVFTTAYAQHAVEGFNVDAVDYLLKPFTFERFLKAANKAQQALTSEQQSTASGEDYIFVKSGYDMVKVRFADIQYIEGLKDYVKIHTTQKTIIALLTMKSLESSLPTGFLRVHRSYIINFDHLESVGRRNLIVAKHDIPLGDMYREQFMAKLNRN
- a CDS encoding TolC family protein, translating into MRFLLNLISFTLLCLLPYTSWAQSNSPRESRKMSLQECIDLAIKNNITVRTTELNVLQSQVALEQSKADLLPSLNANTNFQYNVGRTINPFTNEYVSQPIRQQNLGITANLELFNGFRKLKTIKRNRLDLLGNQYGLETQKNEVTLDVVEAYVQILLNQELLRNAQFTAQSTQNQLERTQRLVDAGSLPIGNVLQLESQRATDELNTISATNNLALAQLQLEQLLLIPEDEPIAIVEPTVDLPDSTELPTSAYQVYQQSVTNLPQIKQAQTQVDAAQYGISIAKAGFYPSLNLTGGLFSQYSSIAPDQIPASGSENVLTVLPTGDFLVVPNNVPGLTPGDRLPVFTEQNLPVDFTENTYFNQLDFNYQRFLQLRLDIPIFNNWRVRSDVANARISLENAQLNELNQQNVLRQTIEQVYLNVRANAQQYQAAERRLAQFERAFQDTERRYQAQAIDVYAYNQSQNDLTAAEADALQAKYNYLLSLKVLDFYTGKPLTF